From one Humulus lupulus chromosome 8, drHumLupu1.1, whole genome shotgun sequence genomic stretch:
- the LOC133793953 gene encoding uncharacterized protein LOC133793953, which produces MIMKSKFSLVIVVVLVVVMPPPMAKAVTPSECKEERRQLVNECRPMIFGENPSSDCCECLRVVHVECVCPNLTPKIAILINVQRTAKQIRSCGRNYPHNLKCGTGKK; this is translated from the coding sequence ATGATCATGAAAAGTAAATTTTCATTAGTTATCGTGGTTGTTTTGGTAGTGGTGATGCCGCCACCAATGGCTAAAGCAGTGACTCCAAGCGAGTGCAAGGAGGAGCGGAGACAACTGGTGAACGAGTGCAGGCCGATGATATTCGGGGAGAACCCGTCGAGCGACTGCTGCGAATGCTTGAGGGTGGTCCATGTGGAGTGCGTCTGCCCCAATCTCACCCCAAAGATTGCTATTCTCATCAACGTTCAACGAACTGCCAAACAAATCAGAAGTTGTGGAAGGAACTATCCCCACAACCTCAA